In the genome of Electrophorus electricus isolate fEleEle1 chromosome 26, fEleEle1.pri, whole genome shotgun sequence, one region contains:
- the cbarpb gene encoding voltage-dependent calcium channel beta subunit-associated regulatory protein isoform X1: protein MSNESAVWNNLTESATELPLEPGVQDGAILLLVLLSIFLGGTLVLVSVLLITCRRCCDGDRLYAQFILCFRARDDPEKITTPYLEETQPVHEITIRVDEVECVSAGSSHDEETERFLSTGTTGRRVSFNEAALFDHGKKAQEKGRRYTLTEGDFHHLKNARLTHLHLPPSTLKIVTIHECETAENSIAMATRPVTKSSLSIFQPLLCPVPQTALISLSGSPSSALPGDTLNSTVDTTFCESPPALGPEPPSPSLEMLGTPTQMEMRGARNGGSPGSGRERLSVSAARPCSLVSGPQGPVVQFFTKLRRHASLEGASPYFKIKRWRFGSSQRASSLDTRGSPKRRPFQRQRAASESTDQDEPGTRHIDLIQYIARTKDVAYCPSRSPAPPPPRLLSPTTTPPPSLGRLEVEVMVEPSYIRATGPGAIGTSAEPQDEALGVCCRQDSMDPQSLYRDIWTLRASLEKHVSSDQSSNNDKDSVHSDADSVCSLRMRTVKMELRRHPSQDIGDGTERDGELSRDEALEKPRKQDSWDSERGSDGESGTRKLLQMDSGYASIEAPCRTSEEAQLLYGIGEDGSAGERRRCFTSSGHRGTVCESFDTDIFDEELEEEPVGASGGSDGVAELDEGSMVWSPYGQMFTQPDRRAHVPPLSRRDYSIDEKTDALFHEFLRHDPQFDQQGSPLRPKHRSRVHLRKQWQRSKQHSDPGQRFHTSFDRYRVPLRRGETVNYPLESSYHSTLPRIVSAPDEENSEGSAGLPDTPKTDQRSAASHKAAVRDGSPSTDSSGHSITDSTTDQPEVPAEESGQTGPPSESAGEFSPPQLSGIGCGPQTVSAELSGKLAASLEERLYSGLHRSREQTERTLTATHASPDHSPV, encoded by the exons GTTCATTCTATGCTTCAGAGCCAGAGATGATCCAGAGAAAATAACCACCCCCTATCTCGAGGAGACCCAGCCAGTGCATG AAATCACAATCCGCGTGGAcgaggtggagtgtgtgtccgCAGGCAGTTCCCACGATGAGGAGACCGAGCGCTTCCTCTCCACAGGAACCACGGGCCGCCGGGTGTCTTTCAACGAGGCAGCACTCTTTGACCATGGCAAGAAAGCGCAGGAGAAAGGTCGAAG GTACACACTCACCGAGGGCGACTTCCACCACCTGAAGAACGCCAGActcacccacctccacctccctccgtCCACGCTCAAGATCGTCACCATCCACGAGTGTGAGACAGCGGAGAACAGCATCGCCATGGCAACCCGCCCCGTCACTAAATCTAGCCTCTCCATATTCCAG CCTCTGCTGTGCCCGGTGCCACAAACTGCCCTCATCAGCCTGAGCGGTAGTCCCAGTTCTGCCTTGCCAGGTGACACCCTCAATTCCACTGTGGATACCACGTTCTGTGAGAGCCCACCAGCTCTTGGACCTGAGCCTCCGAGCCCTAGCCTg GAAATGCTTGGTACCCCCACTCAGATGGAAATGAGAGGGGCCAGGAATGGAGGCAGCCCAGGGAGTGGCCGGGAGAGGCTGTCTGTCTCAGCAGCTCGGCCCTGCTCATTGGTCAGTGGCCCTCAGGGCCCAGTGGTGCAGTTCTTCACCAAGCTTCGACGCCATGCCAGTCTGGAGGGCGCCAGCCCCTACTTCAAGATCAAGAGATGGAGGTTTGGCAGCAGCCAGAGGGCGTCCAGCCTGGATACCAGAG GTTCCCCCAAGAGAAGGCCGTTCCAGAGGCAGCGTGCAGCTAGCGAGAGCACGGACCAGGACGAGCCGGGCACCCGCCACATCGACCTCATCCAGTACATCGCCCGCACTAAGGACGTGGCCTACTGCCCGAGCAGGTCGCCGGCTCCGCCTCCgccccgcctcctctccccCACGACCACGCCTCCACCGTCCCTCGGCAG GTtagaggtggaggtgatggtggagCCTAGCTACATCAGGGCTACAGGGCCCGGGGCTATCGGCACTAGTGCCGAGCCCCAAGACGAGGCTCTCGGGGTGTGCTGTCGTCAGGACAGCATGGACCCCCAGAGCCTGTACCGTGACATCTGGACCCTGCGTGCTTCTCTGGAGAAGCACGTCTCCTCTGACCAGAGCAGCAACAATGACAAGGATTCAGTGCACAGCGATGCAGACAGCGTGTGCTCTCTTAGGATGAGGACAGTAAAGATGGAGCTGCGCAGACACCCTTCCCAGGACATCGGGGACGGGACGGAGCGCGACGGCGAGCTGTCCCGGGACGAGGCTCTGGAGAAACCACGCAAGCAGGACAGCTGGGATTCGGAGAGGGGCAGCGATGGAGAATCGGGGACCCGGAAGCTCTTGCAGATGGACAGCGGGTACGCTTCCATCGAAGCCCCGTGCCGTACTTCGGAAGAAGCGCAGCTGCTGTACGGCATCGGCGAGGACGGCTCGGCCGGGGAACGCCGACGCTGCTTCACCAGCTCCGGTCATCgggggactgtgtgtgagagcttcGATACAGACATCTTTGACGAGGAGCTGGAAGAGGAGCCCGTGGGTGCCAGTGGGGGCAGCGACGGAGTGGCCGAGCTGGATGAGGGCAGCATGGTGTGGTCGCCGTACGGACAGATGTTCACTCAGCCTGACAGACGGGCCCATGTGCCTCCCCTCTCGCGCCGGGACTACAGCATAGATGAGAAAACGGATGCGCTCTTCCATGAGTTCCTGCGCCACGACCCCCAGTTTGACCAGCAGGGGTCGCCGCTGCGGCCCAAGCACCGCTCCCGCGTGCACCTGCGCAAGCAGTGGCAGCGCTCCAAGCAGCACAGCGACCCCGGCCAGCGCTTCCATACGTCCTTCGACCGGTACCGGGTGCCGCTCCGCCGTGGGGAGACCGTCAACTACCCCCTTGAGAGCAGTTACCACAGCACGCTCCCGCGGATCGTTAGCGCCCCGGACGAAGAGAACAGCGAAGGCTCGGCCGGCCTACCCGACACGCCAAAGACCGACCAGAGGTCAGCGGCTTCTCACAAGGCTGCCGTGAGGGATGGGTCTCCCAGCACTGACAGCAGTGGACATTCTATAACTGACAGCACTACGGACCAACCAGAAGTCCCGGCTGAGGAGTCCGGACAGACTGGCCCGCCCTCTGAGTCGGCAGGCGAGTTTTCGCCCCCGCAGCTGTCTGGGATAGGGTGCGGCCCCCAGACTGTCTCAGCCGAGCTGAGCGGTAAGCTTGCTGCCAGCCTCGAGGAGCGCCTCTACTCGGGCCTGCACAGGAGCAGGGAACAGACAGAGCGCACGCTGACTGCCACGCACGCCTCACCAGACCACAGCCCAGTGTAG
- the cbarpb gene encoding voltage-dependent calcium channel beta subunit-associated regulatory protein isoform X2, whose protein sequence is MSNESAVWNNLTESATELPLEPGVQDGAILLLVLLSIFLGGTLVLVSVLLITCRRCCDGDRLYAQFILCFRARDDPEKITTPYLEETQPVHEITIRVDEVECVSAGSSHDEETERFLSTGTTGRRVSFNEAALFDHGKKAQEKGRRYTLTEGDFHHLKNARLTHLHLPPSTLKIVTIHECETAENSIAMATRPVTKSSLSIFQPLLCPVPQTALISLSGSPSSALPGDTLNSTVDTTFCESPPALGPEPPSPSLMEMRGARNGGSPGSGRERLSVSAARPCSLVSGPQGPVVQFFTKLRRHASLEGASPYFKIKRWRFGSSQRASSLDTRGSPKRRPFQRQRAASESTDQDEPGTRHIDLIQYIARTKDVAYCPSRSPAPPPPRLLSPTTTPPPSLGRLEVEVMVEPSYIRATGPGAIGTSAEPQDEALGVCCRQDSMDPQSLYRDIWTLRASLEKHVSSDQSSNNDKDSVHSDADSVCSLRMRTVKMELRRHPSQDIGDGTERDGELSRDEALEKPRKQDSWDSERGSDGESGTRKLLQMDSGYASIEAPCRTSEEAQLLYGIGEDGSAGERRRCFTSSGHRGTVCESFDTDIFDEELEEEPVGASGGSDGVAELDEGSMVWSPYGQMFTQPDRRAHVPPLSRRDYSIDEKTDALFHEFLRHDPQFDQQGSPLRPKHRSRVHLRKQWQRSKQHSDPGQRFHTSFDRYRVPLRRGETVNYPLESSYHSTLPRIVSAPDEENSEGSAGLPDTPKTDQRSAASHKAAVRDGSPSTDSSGHSITDSTTDQPEVPAEESGQTGPPSESAGEFSPPQLSGIGCGPQTVSAELSGKLAASLEERLYSGLHRSREQTERTLTATHASPDHSPV, encoded by the exons GTTCATTCTATGCTTCAGAGCCAGAGATGATCCAGAGAAAATAACCACCCCCTATCTCGAGGAGACCCAGCCAGTGCATG AAATCACAATCCGCGTGGAcgaggtggagtgtgtgtccgCAGGCAGTTCCCACGATGAGGAGACCGAGCGCTTCCTCTCCACAGGAACCACGGGCCGCCGGGTGTCTTTCAACGAGGCAGCACTCTTTGACCATGGCAAGAAAGCGCAGGAGAAAGGTCGAAG GTACACACTCACCGAGGGCGACTTCCACCACCTGAAGAACGCCAGActcacccacctccacctccctccgtCCACGCTCAAGATCGTCACCATCCACGAGTGTGAGACAGCGGAGAACAGCATCGCCATGGCAACCCGCCCCGTCACTAAATCTAGCCTCTCCATATTCCAG CCTCTGCTGTGCCCGGTGCCACAAACTGCCCTCATCAGCCTGAGCGGTAGTCCCAGTTCTGCCTTGCCAGGTGACACCCTCAATTCCACTGTGGATACCACGTTCTGTGAGAGCCCACCAGCTCTTGGACCTGAGCCTCCGAGCCCTAGCCTg ATGGAAATGAGAGGGGCCAGGAATGGAGGCAGCCCAGGGAGTGGCCGGGAGAGGCTGTCTGTCTCAGCAGCTCGGCCCTGCTCATTGGTCAGTGGCCCTCAGGGCCCAGTGGTGCAGTTCTTCACCAAGCTTCGACGCCATGCCAGTCTGGAGGGCGCCAGCCCCTACTTCAAGATCAAGAGATGGAGGTTTGGCAGCAGCCAGAGGGCGTCCAGCCTGGATACCAGAG GTTCCCCCAAGAGAAGGCCGTTCCAGAGGCAGCGTGCAGCTAGCGAGAGCACGGACCAGGACGAGCCGGGCACCCGCCACATCGACCTCATCCAGTACATCGCCCGCACTAAGGACGTGGCCTACTGCCCGAGCAGGTCGCCGGCTCCGCCTCCgccccgcctcctctccccCACGACCACGCCTCCACCGTCCCTCGGCAG GTtagaggtggaggtgatggtggagCCTAGCTACATCAGGGCTACAGGGCCCGGGGCTATCGGCACTAGTGCCGAGCCCCAAGACGAGGCTCTCGGGGTGTGCTGTCGTCAGGACAGCATGGACCCCCAGAGCCTGTACCGTGACATCTGGACCCTGCGTGCTTCTCTGGAGAAGCACGTCTCCTCTGACCAGAGCAGCAACAATGACAAGGATTCAGTGCACAGCGATGCAGACAGCGTGTGCTCTCTTAGGATGAGGACAGTAAAGATGGAGCTGCGCAGACACCCTTCCCAGGACATCGGGGACGGGACGGAGCGCGACGGCGAGCTGTCCCGGGACGAGGCTCTGGAGAAACCACGCAAGCAGGACAGCTGGGATTCGGAGAGGGGCAGCGATGGAGAATCGGGGACCCGGAAGCTCTTGCAGATGGACAGCGGGTACGCTTCCATCGAAGCCCCGTGCCGTACTTCGGAAGAAGCGCAGCTGCTGTACGGCATCGGCGAGGACGGCTCGGCCGGGGAACGCCGACGCTGCTTCACCAGCTCCGGTCATCgggggactgtgtgtgagagcttcGATACAGACATCTTTGACGAGGAGCTGGAAGAGGAGCCCGTGGGTGCCAGTGGGGGCAGCGACGGAGTGGCCGAGCTGGATGAGGGCAGCATGGTGTGGTCGCCGTACGGACAGATGTTCACTCAGCCTGACAGACGGGCCCATGTGCCTCCCCTCTCGCGCCGGGACTACAGCATAGATGAGAAAACGGATGCGCTCTTCCATGAGTTCCTGCGCCACGACCCCCAGTTTGACCAGCAGGGGTCGCCGCTGCGGCCCAAGCACCGCTCCCGCGTGCACCTGCGCAAGCAGTGGCAGCGCTCCAAGCAGCACAGCGACCCCGGCCAGCGCTTCCATACGTCCTTCGACCGGTACCGGGTGCCGCTCCGCCGTGGGGAGACCGTCAACTACCCCCTTGAGAGCAGTTACCACAGCACGCTCCCGCGGATCGTTAGCGCCCCGGACGAAGAGAACAGCGAAGGCTCGGCCGGCCTACCCGACACGCCAAAGACCGACCAGAGGTCAGCGGCTTCTCACAAGGCTGCCGTGAGGGATGGGTCTCCCAGCACTGACAGCAGTGGACATTCTATAACTGACAGCACTACGGACCAACCAGAAGTCCCGGCTGAGGAGTCCGGACAGACTGGCCCGCCCTCTGAGTCGGCAGGCGAGTTTTCGCCCCCGCAGCTGTCTGGGATAGGGTGCGGCCCCCAGACTGTCTCAGCCGAGCTGAGCGGTAAGCTTGCTGCCAGCCTCGAGGAGCGCCTCTACTCGGGCCTGCACAGGAGCAGGGAACAGACAGAGCGCACGCTGACTGCCACGCACGCCTCACCAGACCACAGCCCAGTGTAG